The following coding sequences lie in one Mycobacterium gordonae genomic window:
- a CDS encoding cupin domain-containing protein: MLSRCAAADAGLFATRHWGRRPLLSRADELPRDFSDLLSPAAVDELISRRGVRTPFIRMAKAGDVLARDCYVGPAGFGAEMPDQVDSAKVLAEFAAGATIVLQGLHRLWPPLVDFVRSMVDDLGHPVQANAYVTPPGNRGFDPHYDVHDVFVLQVSGEKHWTVHEPVHQHPLPSQPWTQHRDAITARIKEDPVIDTVLSAGDALYLPRGWVHSARSLGTTSIHLTVGVSATTYLDVVRAVVDTLGADAEFRRPLPLGINVTNRDDMAATTSKILAHLVDTVRDRAADLSEGAAARLSDRHAQNTRPVPVQVLATLQDAERAGAISVRWRHGLIGTAQLVDGRVVLRLPEKTMTFPESCAPAIEALHRGLVADADTLPGLDRADSTVLIRRLLREAVVVSAEGAPTATPEER, encoded by the coding sequence ATGTTGAGTCGCTGTGCGGCTGCCGATGCCGGGTTGTTCGCAACCCGGCATTGGGGCCGCAGGCCCCTGCTCAGCCGCGCCGACGAGCTGCCGCGCGATTTCAGTGATCTGCTGTCGCCGGCCGCGGTCGACGAGTTGATTAGCCGGCGCGGGGTTCGTACGCCGTTCATTCGGATGGCGAAGGCCGGCGACGTGCTGGCCCGGGACTGCTATGTCGGTCCCGCAGGGTTCGGAGCCGAGATGCCGGATCAGGTGGACTCGGCCAAAGTGCTGGCCGAGTTCGCCGCCGGCGCAACGATTGTCCTGCAAGGGCTGCACCGGTTGTGGCCGCCGCTGGTCGACTTCGTTCGGTCCATGGTCGACGATCTTGGGCATCCGGTGCAGGCGAACGCCTATGTGACTCCGCCCGGCAATCGCGGGTTCGACCCGCACTACGACGTGCACGACGTGTTCGTCCTGCAGGTCTCGGGTGAGAAGCACTGGACGGTGCACGAGCCCGTCCATCAGCATCCGCTGCCGTCGCAGCCCTGGACACAACACCGCGACGCCATCACTGCGCGGATCAAGGAAGACCCGGTCATCGATACCGTCCTGTCAGCCGGCGACGCCCTGTATCTCCCCCGAGGTTGGGTGCATTCGGCCCGGTCGCTGGGAACCACGTCGATCCACCTGACCGTCGGGGTGTCGGCGACGACGTATCTCGACGTGGTCCGTGCGGTCGTCGACACGCTCGGTGCGGATGCTGAGTTCAGAAGGCCGCTGCCGCTGGGCATCAATGTGACCAATCGCGACGACATGGCGGCGACGACGAGCAAGATACTGGCGCACCTGGTCGACACCGTGCGCGATCGGGCCGCCGATCTGAGCGAGGGGGCGGCCGCGCGTCTGTCGGACCGTCACGCTCAGAACACCAGACCCGTACCGGTCCAGGTGCTGGCCACGCTGCAGGACGCCGAACGGGCCGGAGCGATATCGGTTCGATGGCGGCACGGGCTGATCGGAACAGCGCAACTCGTCGACGGCCGCGTAGTCCTGCGGCTGCCCGAGAAGACCATGACGTTTCCCGAGTCGTGCGCGCCGGCGATCGAGGCCTTACACCGTGGGCTGGTCGCCGATGCCGACACCCTGCCCGGCCTTGATCGAGCAGACTCGACCGTGTTGATACGGCGGCTGTTGCGGGAAGCGGTGGTGGTATCCGCGGAGGGTGCCCCCACGGCGACGCCGGAGGAAAGGTGA
- a CDS encoding DUF3054 domain-containing protein, with protein MQPRRGLAWLGVDVVAVLVFCALGRRSHDEGVNVSGLATTAWPFLSGTALGWLISQGWRRPTAVAPTGVIVWVSTVVVGMLLRKASSASVAGAFVVVASTVTAVFLLGWRAAVTVLSARAGRHGSDG; from the coding sequence ATGCAACCGCGGCGGGGGCTGGCGTGGCTCGGTGTAGACGTGGTGGCGGTGCTGGTCTTCTGTGCCCTCGGACGCCGCAGCCACGATGAAGGCGTCAACGTCAGCGGGTTGGCCACGACCGCCTGGCCGTTCCTCAGCGGAACGGCCCTGGGCTGGCTCATATCGCAGGGCTGGCGTCGTCCGACGGCCGTGGCGCCCACCGGAGTGATCGTCTGGGTATCGACCGTGGTGGTCGGAATGCTGCTGCGTAAGGCCAGCTCAGCCAGCGTGGCCGGGGCCTTCGTGGTGGTCGCCTCGACGGTGACCGCCGTGTTCCTGCTCGGGTGGCGGGCGGCTGTCACAGTCCTCTCAGCACGCGCGGGCCGGCACGGTTCGGACGGCTGA
- a CDS encoding PE family protein — protein sequence MSFAIASPTELAAAGQELTGLGSAVRTANAAAARATTSLAVAASDEVSAAVSALMGSYAEEYQVLSAQVAAFHADFVEALTASGWAYAAAEAANTSPLQSLEQEILGAINAPTTLLFGRPLIGNGADGAPGTGQSGRPGGFLIGNGGNGGSGAAGQVGGAGGSAGLFGNGGAGGAGGSGTVGMLGGAGGRGGAGGLLGGFGGHGGAGGAGGTGAATVIGGAGGAGGAGGMARGPLFFTGGAGGDGGAGGLGVLGSSVGGAGGAGGAGGNSIGLFSGGGGGGAGGAGGDGAVGPLLSQAGGVGGHGGAGGNAGLFGDGAGGGAGGAGGAGMVGGGGGRGGTGGLLGGFGGHGGAGGAGGTGAATEAGGTGGAGGAGGLARAPLFFTGGAGGAGGAGGSGADGAVVGPGAAGNPGTAGGDGGVGGAGGTSIGLFSNGGAGGAGGAGGTGGTGADGGAGAALSRAGGLGGDGGVGGNAGAAGAGGSGGLCGSNFLGLRGASGASAHGGSGGGGGTGGAGYDASADNDGTSGGAGGAGGNGGSGGVGVIAGDGGNAGAGGKGGGAAAGVAGGDGGAGGNGGAGGQGGAGGGLGGVAGTDGDGGDAGAGGNGADGTPGTASLRDGQTAGHGGAGGTGGNAGGTGAVSGTGGAGGHGGTGGAGYDATLDGDGSNGGNGSTGGSGGAGGAGGTVGTVGADGAGGNAGAGGKGGGAAAGVAGGDGGAGGNGGAGGQGGAGGGLGGVAGTDGDGGDAGAGGNGADGTPGTASLRDGQTAGHGGAGGTGGNAGGTGAVSGTGGAGGHGGTGGAGYDATLDGDGSNGGNGSTGGSGGAGGAGGTVGTVGADGAGGNAGAGGKGGGGAAGVTGLAYGKGGAGGNGGGGGIGGAAGGPGATGGDAGAGGTGANGTGSFATNPGGRGGDGGRGGSGGAGGDTPFGGTNGEGGHGGNGGNAGIGGAHATTVFNITVAGGGGGGGGAGGGGGNAGTGIGSGGTGAAGGQGGDGGNGGNATTLLNTFGLGGGGGTGGGGDVAHLGIGGKGGGGGGGGGGGIAYAAVDRFSAGRGGGGGGGGGSGSLSIPNAGAGGAGGDTSTTVGSASGGAGGVGGPMSTGIGGGGGSGGVENLSGGNGAEGDAGGAGGTNSGYLTGGGKGGVSGGGGGAGGFSNFGKGGVGHPNGGAGSPGQTAL from the coding sequence TTGTCATTTGCGATCGCGTCGCCCACGGAATTAGCCGCGGCGGGGCAGGAGCTGACCGGTCTAGGGTCGGCGGTGCGGACAGCGAACGCTGCGGCGGCGCGCGCGACGACATCGTTGGCAGTAGCGGCATCGGATGAGGTCTCGGCGGCGGTCTCGGCGCTGATGGGCAGCTACGCCGAGGAGTATCAGGTGCTGAGCGCTCAGGTCGCGGCGTTTCACGCCGACTTTGTTGAGGCGTTGACCGCAAGCGGTTGGGCGTATGCGGCGGCGGAGGCCGCCAACACCTCGCCGCTGCAATCGCTGGAGCAGGAAATCCTGGGTGCGATCAACGCGCCCACCACTCTGTTGTTCGGGCGTCCGCTGATCGGCAACGGCGCCGACGGCGCGCCGGGCACGGGGCAATCCGGGCGTCCGGGTGGGTTCTTGATCGGCAACGGCGGCAACGGTGGTTCGGGGGCAGCCGGACAGGTCGGCGGAGCTGGAGGCAGTGCTGGACTGTTCGGTAATGGCGGTGCCGGTGGGGCCGGGGGCTCGGGAACCGTGGGCATGCTCGGCGGTGCTGGTGGACGAGGCGGTGCCGGTGGGTTGTTGGGCGGGTTCGGCGGACATGGCGGCGCCGGGGGCGCCGGGGGGACGGGCGCGGCGACCGTGATCGGAGGTGCTGGCGGTGCCGGCGGTGCTGGCGGAATGGCTCGCGGCCCGCTGTTCTTCACCGGTGGGGCCGGCGGGGACGGCGGGGCGGGTGGTCTAGGTGTGCTCGGCAGTTCTGTCGGTGGAGCCGGCGGAGCCGGCGGTGCCGGGGGCAACAGCATCGGGCTGTTCAGCGGTGGTGGCGGCGGCGGCGCGGGTGGTGCCGGGGGCGACGGGGCTGTCGGTCCGCTGCTGTCCCAGGCTGGCGGCGTAGGCGGGCACGGCGGCGCTGGTGGTAATGCCGGACTGTTCGGCGACGGCGCGGGCGGCGGGGCTGGTGGGGCTGGCGGTGCGGGCATGGTCGGCGGGGGCGGCGGGCGTGGCGGTACCGGTGGGTTGCTGGGTGGGTTCGGCGGACATGGCGGCGCCGGGGGCGCCGGGGGGACGGGCGCGGCGACCGAGGCCGGTGGCACCGGCGGGGCTGGCGGGGCCGGCGGACTGGCCCGGGCGCCGCTGTTCTTCACCGGTGGGGCTGGCGGTGCTGGCGGGGCGGGCGGGTCCGGTGCGGACGGCGCTGTCGTGGGCCCGGGTGCGGCCGGCAACCCGGGCACCGCGGGCGGAGATGGTGGGGTCGGCGGCGCCGGCGGCACCAGTATCGGGTTGTTCAGCAATGGCGGTGCAGGAGGAGCTGGTGGCGCCGGTGGGACTGGCGGGACCGGCGCTGACGGTGGTGCCGGCGCCGCGCTTTCCCGGGCCGGCGGCCTAGGTGGTGACGGCGGAGTAGGCGGCAACGCTGGGGCTGCTGGTGCTGGGGGGTCGGGGGGATTGTGCGGGTCAAACTTCTTGGGGTTGCGCGGTGCGTCCGGGGCATCCGCTCATGGCGGTTCCGGAGGCGGCGGTGGCACCGGCGGTGCGGGCTACGACGCGAGCGCCGACAACGACGGCACCTCCGGTGGTGCCGGCGGCGCGGGCGGCAACGGCGGGTCGGGTGGCGTGGGCGTGATCGCTGGTGATGGCGGGAACGCCGGAGCCGGCGGCAAAGGCGGCGGCGCCGCGGCCGGGGTGGCCGGCGGCGATGGCGGTGCCGGCGGTAACGGCGGAGCCGGAGGCCAAGGCGGTGCCGGCGGCGGCCTGGGCGGCGTGGCAGGTACCGACGGCGACGGCGGCGACGCCGGCGCCGGCGGCAACGGTGCTGACGGCACGCCCGGCACGGCCAGCCTGCGTGACGGACAAACCGCCGGCCACGGTGGTGCCGGCGGCACCGGCGGCAACGCCGGAGGCACCGGGGCCGTCAGCGGCACCGGCGGGGCCGGCGGACACGGCGGCACCGGCGGTGCGGGCTACGACGCCACCCTCGACGGCGATGGCAGCAACGGCGGCAACGGCAGCACCGGCGGCAGCGGCGGCGCCGGCGGCGCGGGCGGCACAGTGGGCACCGTCGGAGCCGATGGCGCCGGCGGAAACGCCGGAGCCGGCGGCAAAGGCGGCGGCGCCGCGGCCGGGGTGGCCGGCGGCGATGGCGGTGCCGGCGGTAACGGCGGAGCCGGAGGCCAAGGCGGTGCCGGCGGCGGCCTGGGCGGCGTGGCAGGTACCGACGGCGACGGCGGCGACGCCGGCGCCGGCGGCAACGGTGCTGACGGCACGCCCGGCACGGCCAGCCTGCGTGACGGACAAACCGCCGGCCACGGTGGTGCCGGCGGCACCGGCGGCAACGCCGGAGGCACCGGGGCCGTCAGCGGCACCGGCGGGGCCGGCGGACACGGCGGCACCGGCGGTGCGGGCTACGACGCCACCCTCGACGGCGATGGCAGCAACGGCGGCAACGGCAGCACCGGCGGCAGCGGCGGCGCCGGCGGCGCGGGCGGCACAGTGGGCACCGTCGGAGCCGATGGCGCCGGCGGAAACGCCGGAGCCGGCGGCAAAGGCGGCGGCGGCGCAGCGGGGGTGACTGGGTTGGCCTATGGCAAGGGCGGAGCTGGGGGTAATGGCGGAGGGGGCGGCATCGGTGGGGCGGCTGGCGGCCCCGGTGCCACCGGAGGTGACGCCGGTGCTGGCGGCACCGGCGCGAACGGCACCGGCAGCTTCGCGACGAACCCGGGCGGCCGGGGCGGCGACGGCGGCCGAGGCGGCAGCGGCGGAGCCGGCGGCGACACCCCCTTCGGCGGGACCAACGGCGAAGGCGGCCACGGTGGCAACGGCGGTAACGCCGGCATCGGAGGTGCCCATGCGACGACCGTGTTTAACATCACTGTCGCTGGGGGTGGTGGCGGTGGCGGTGGCGCAGGCGGTGGCGGCGGCAACGCTGGCACCGGGATCGGCAGCGGCGGAACGGGCGCTGCGGGCGGCCAGGGCGGTGACGGCGGTAACGGCGGCAACGCCACGACCCTCTTGAACACCTTCGGACTCGGTGGTGGCGGCGGCACCGGTGGCGGCGGTGACGTCGCTCACCTAGGTATCGGCGGCAAAGGTGGCGGTGGCGGTGGCGGCGGCGGCGGTGGTATTGCTTACGCGGCCGTCGATCGTTTCTCTGCTGGACGTGGCGGTGGCGGAGGTGGCGGAGGTGGGTCCGGCAGCCTGTCGATTCCCAACGCCGGCGCCGGCGGCGCCGGCGGCGATACGAGCACTACTGTCGGCAGCGCTAGCGGCGGTGCCGGCGGCGTGGGCGGCCCCATGTCGACCGGCATCGGCGGAGGTGGCGGCTCCGGCGGCGTCGAAAACCTCAGCGGTGGCAACGGTGCCGAGGGTGATGCCGGCGGAGCGGGCGGCACCAATTCCGGTTACTTAACTGGCGGGGGGAAGGGGGGCGTCAGCGGCGGAGGTGGCGGCGCCGGCGGCTTCTCCAATTTCGGTAAGGGCGGCGTCGGTCATCCCAACGGCGGTGCGGGCAGTCCCGGACAGACCGCGCTCTGA
- a CDS encoding acyl-CoA dehydrogenase has product MSTDTHDRKPPAFDPFDPLGLDASLSSDEIAVRDTVRAFCAEQVIPHVGQWFEDGDLPVARDLAKQFGELGLLGMHLEGYGCGGASAVHYGLACLELEAADSGIRSLVSVQGSLAMFAIWNNGSEEQKQRWLPGMAAGELLGCFGLTEPDAGSDPAAMKTRARRDGSDWVLNGRKMWITNGSIADVAVVWAATDEGVRGFIVPTDTPGFSANTIHHKLSLRASITSELVLDDVRLPDDALLPGAVGLKGPLACLSEARYGIVWGSMGAARSAWQAALEYASQRTQFGRPIAGFQLTQAKLVDMAVELHKGQLLSLHLGRLKDGVGLRPDQVSFGKLNNTREAIEICRTARTILGGNGISLEYPVIRHMVNLESVLTYEGTPEMHQLVLGQAFTGIAAFR; this is encoded by the coding sequence ATGAGCACCGATACCCATGACCGCAAGCCGCCGGCATTCGATCCTTTTGACCCGCTGGGGCTGGACGCGTCGCTGTCCAGCGACGAGATCGCCGTGCGCGACACGGTCCGGGCGTTCTGCGCGGAGCAGGTGATACCGCACGTCGGCCAGTGGTTCGAGGACGGCGACCTGCCGGTGGCACGTGACCTGGCCAAGCAATTCGGCGAGCTCGGCCTGCTGGGCATGCATCTCGAGGGCTACGGCTGCGGCGGCGCGTCCGCCGTCCACTACGGATTGGCCTGCCTGGAGCTGGAGGCCGCCGACTCCGGCATCCGGTCGCTGGTGTCGGTGCAGGGGTCGCTGGCGATGTTCGCGATCTGGAACAACGGGTCGGAGGAGCAAAAGCAGCGGTGGTTGCCTGGCATGGCGGCCGGCGAGTTGCTCGGTTGCTTCGGCTTGACCGAACCCGACGCGGGATCAGACCCGGCCGCGATGAAGACCCGAGCGCGACGCGACGGCTCGGATTGGGTGCTCAACGGTCGCAAGATGTGGATCACCAACGGTTCGATCGCGGATGTCGCGGTGGTGTGGGCCGCGACCGACGAAGGGGTTCGCGGCTTCATCGTCCCGACGGACACCCCGGGGTTCTCGGCCAACACCATTCACCACAAGCTGTCGCTGCGGGCGTCGATCACCAGTGAGTTGGTGCTCGACGACGTACGGTTGCCCGACGATGCCTTGTTGCCCGGTGCGGTGGGCCTCAAGGGACCACTGGCCTGCCTGTCCGAAGCGCGCTACGGCATTGTCTGGGGCTCGATGGGTGCGGCCCGTTCGGCCTGGCAGGCCGCGCTGGAGTACGCGAGCCAGCGCACCCAGTTCGGACGCCCGATCGCCGGGTTCCAGTTGACCCAGGCCAAGCTGGTGGATATGGCGGTCGAACTGCATAAGGGGCAGTTACTGTCGCTGCACCTGGGCCGGCTCAAAGACGGCGTGGGCCTGCGCCCGGACCAGGTGAGCTTCGGCAAGCTCAACAACACCCGCGAGGCGATCGAGATCTGCCGCACGGCGCGAACAATATTGGGCGGCAACGGAATATCGCTGGAGTACCCCGTGATCCGGCACATGGTCAACCTGGAATCGGTGTTGACTTACGAGGGCACCCCGGAGATGCATCAGCTGGTCCTGGGTCAGGCGTTCACCGGCATAGCCGCATTCCGGTGA
- a CDS encoding sucrase ferredoxin, translated as MSRNDPIYGTAGAGHAWAMLELGGAWGRSAFLDSPGIIDRELGRQICRRIEAAGMRVTAIRRPGRRPETPRWRWFIARCDEGSEALYQGEVDGPHDYLDIALDGSGGELTAGPLVAVCAHGKHDQCCAVRGRAAAAAIAAQYPELIWECSHLGGDRFAATMLVLPEGLCYGRVDSTDSAGLVRLYLDRRLDHRYLRGRTCLPHVVQAAQHFAREALGEDRIDAFSPLRVEHTAGGTHRVELAADPNPVEVVVAEEMSEPLLSMCRASVRGRVRTYVLVSVKSR; from the coding sequence TTGTCGCGAAATGACCCCATCTACGGCACCGCGGGGGCCGGACACGCTTGGGCCATGCTCGAACTCGGTGGGGCGTGGGGGAGATCGGCGTTCCTGGACTCACCGGGCATCATCGACCGCGAATTGGGACGACAGATCTGCCGGCGCATCGAAGCGGCAGGCATGCGGGTCACTGCGATTCGCCGGCCGGGGCGGCGCCCCGAGACGCCGCGTTGGCGGTGGTTCATCGCGCGGTGCGACGAGGGTAGCGAGGCGTTGTATCAGGGGGAGGTCGACGGACCGCACGACTACCTGGATATCGCACTGGACGGCTCCGGCGGTGAGCTGACCGCCGGCCCACTCGTGGCGGTGTGCGCGCACGGCAAGCACGATCAGTGCTGCGCGGTGCGGGGCCGGGCCGCGGCGGCCGCTATCGCGGCGCAGTATCCCGAATTGATCTGGGAGTGTTCGCATTTGGGTGGTGACCGGTTCGCGGCGACGATGCTGGTGTTGCCCGAGGGTCTGTGTTATGGACGGGTCGATTCAACCGATTCGGCCGGCCTGGTGCGGCTGTACCTCGACCGGCGGCTGGACCATAGGTATCTGCGCGGACGCACGTGCCTGCCACATGTGGTGCAGGCCGCGCAGCACTTCGCACGTGAAGCATTGGGCGAAGACCGGATCGACGCCTTCTCGCCGCTGAGGGTCGAGCACACGGCGGGCGGCACTCACCGGGTCGAGCTCGCCGCTGACCCGAATCCGGTGGAAGTCGTAGTTGCAGAAGAGATGTCCGAACCGCTGCTGTCCATGTGTCGCGCTTCGGTGCGTGGCCGGGTGCGGACTTATGTACTGGTGTCGGTGAAGTCGCGCTGA
- a CDS encoding NAD(P)/FAD-dependent oxidoreductase has translation MTPPPAEASTAEKRHHVVIIGSGFGGLNAAKALKRADVDITLISKTTTHLFQPLLYQVATGILSEGDIAPTTRLILRKQKNVRVILGEVSDINLDSQTVTSKLINMETVTHYDSLIVAAGAQQSYFGNDHFATFAPGMKTIDDALELRGRILGAFEAAEVATDHAERERRLTFVVVGAGPTGVELAGEIVQLAERTLAGAFRTITPSECRVILLDAAPAVLPPMGPKLGAKAQHKLEKMDVEVQLNAMVTAVDYKGITVKDKDGTERRIECACKVWAAGVQASSLGKMIADQSDGTETDRAGRVVVEPDLTVKGHPNVFVVGDLMSVPGVPGMAQGAIQGAKYATGVIKNVVKGKDDPAAREPFQYFNKGSMALISHYNAVTQIGKLEFAGFFAWLAWLGLHLIYLVGHRNRIAAMFSWGLAFLGRTRGQMAITSQMIYARVAVNWVREYAEEGTLAAAERAEAAEQRAAG, from the coding sequence ATGACGCCCCCACCCGCCGAAGCCTCGACTGCCGAGAAGCGCCACCACGTCGTCATCATCGGAAGCGGCTTCGGCGGCCTCAACGCGGCGAAGGCACTCAAGCGGGCCGACGTCGATATCACCCTGATCTCCAAGACGACCACCCACCTGTTTCAACCGCTGCTGTATCAGGTGGCGACCGGCATCCTGTCCGAAGGCGACATCGCGCCGACGACCCGGCTGATCCTGCGCAAGCAGAAGAACGTGCGCGTGATCCTGGGTGAGGTGAGCGACATCAATCTGGACTCCCAGACGGTGACCTCCAAGCTCATCAACATGGAGACCGTCACGCACTACGACAGCCTGATCGTGGCCGCGGGCGCCCAGCAGTCCTATTTCGGCAATGACCATTTCGCCACGTTCGCGCCAGGCATGAAGACCATCGACGACGCGCTAGAGCTGCGCGGCCGCATCCTCGGCGCCTTCGAAGCCGCCGAGGTCGCCACCGACCACGCCGAACGCGAACGCCGGCTGACCTTCGTCGTGGTCGGAGCGGGACCCACCGGTGTCGAACTGGCGGGTGAGATCGTCCAACTCGCCGAGCGCACCCTGGCGGGAGCGTTCCGGACCATCACACCCAGCGAGTGCCGAGTCATTCTGCTCGACGCGGCCCCCGCGGTGTTGCCGCCCATGGGCCCCAAGTTGGGCGCCAAGGCGCAGCACAAGCTGGAGAAGATGGACGTCGAGGTCCAGCTCAACGCGATGGTCACCGCGGTCGACTACAAGGGCATCACCGTCAAGGACAAGGACGGCACCGAACGCCGCATCGAATGCGCCTGCAAGGTGTGGGCCGCCGGGGTGCAGGCCAGCTCGCTGGGCAAGATGATCGCCGATCAGTCAGACGGGACCGAAACCGACCGTGCCGGAAGGGTTGTCGTGGAGCCCGACCTCACCGTCAAGGGGCACCCGAACGTCTTCGTGGTCGGCGACCTGATGTCGGTGCCCGGGGTGCCGGGGATGGCGCAGGGTGCGATTCAGGGGGCGAAGTACGCCACCGGCGTGATCAAGAACGTCGTCAAGGGCAAGGACGACCCGGCCGCCCGCGAGCCGTTCCAGTACTTCAACAAGGGCAGTATGGCCCTCATCTCGCACTACAACGCCGTCACACAGATCGGCAAGCTAGAGTTCGCGGGGTTCTTCGCCTGGCTGGCCTGGCTGGGGCTGCACCTGATCTACCTTGTCGGACACCGCAACCGGATCGCGGCCATGTTCTCCTGGGGCCTGGCCTTCCTGGGCCGCACCCGGGGTCAGATGGCCATCACCAGTCAGATGATCTACGCGCGGGTGGCGGTCAATTGGGTCAGGGAGTACGCCGAAGAAGGCACGCTGGCCGCCGCCGAACGCGCGGAAGCGGCCGAACAACGAGCGGCCGGCTGA
- a CDS encoding AAA family ATPase, whose translation MSETLVTEADVRAKVINPIFTNVLGWHASEFLAENATAGGFVDYVFTIDGRSRLIVEAKKDGRSLDVDARDTGRGHILNGPIFRSEAAKEGVEQAIRYCGSKNAELACVTNGRQWIVFRGNRLGDGTDTMRGMAFAFSTLESVSDNFKLFYHLLSRDDVERHEYRAYFQEVEGQPIRRSAFAKSLRERGSANLLTMSVLASDLDRVMTAFFDRLTGDDDPDLLSDCFVTTAESEVADARLARISEDIIQRVRSIDSGDPEVLLQLIQRAAQTKRHEFVVIVGAKGAGKTTFITRFFARVLPRQLASQCISCRINMADSTGDSLSVIEWLDQHLLESLEEAIYGDDPPAFEELEGMFFDEYRRLSRGPWNRLYETDKVQFQIKFGESIEVKRQSRPNDYINGLVRHVVTGRKRIPVIIFDNADHFDIAFQEKVYQYARSIYEKSVCLIILPITDRTSWQLSKHGALQSFDHEALFLPTPPTEEIIRKRIDFLQNRAEDADRQRPDDRYFVKRGISLSVKDLTAFTQSLQRVFLQTDNVSRWIGALANSDVRRSLRLARQFVTSGHLAVEDLLKAYLAGEAGMVSRHKAMNAILRANYDIYPVEQHEFVQNIFGMVDSDSSPLTGLSVLQLLDDTPLEEGIGRLISVSQIIQYCEGLNFDARAVYSWLDALLKTGLCYDYDPTVTDVTAANRVEITSAGEQHLHWARTDFEYLSTMADVTPVREREVFEAMRSAISHRGGGWRGKTRAFVDYLLGEDALYSIIPDHTAYDGQRRLRDNLRHASSELTRAMERLASSPRSSGR comes from the coding sequence TTGAGCGAAACGCTGGTGACTGAAGCAGACGTTCGCGCGAAAGTTATCAATCCGATTTTCACCAATGTACTCGGCTGGCATGCTTCCGAGTTCCTAGCGGAAAATGCAACTGCAGGTGGCTTTGTTGACTACGTCTTCACAATCGACGGGCGATCAAGACTGATCGTTGAAGCTAAAAAAGATGGTCGCAGTCTCGATGTTGACGCCCGAGACACCGGAAGAGGTCACATTTTAAACGGACCGATTTTTAGATCGGAAGCGGCGAAGGAAGGCGTAGAACAGGCGATTCGATATTGCGGCAGCAAGAACGCCGAATTGGCTTGTGTCACAAATGGACGCCAATGGATTGTGTTCAGAGGAAACCGACTAGGCGACGGCACCGACACGATGCGCGGTATGGCCTTTGCCTTTTCGACGCTCGAAAGCGTTTCGGATAACTTCAAGTTGTTCTATCATCTCCTATCGCGTGATGACGTGGAGCGGCATGAGTACAGGGCTTACTTCCAAGAGGTTGAGGGGCAACCGATCCGTCGGTCTGCGTTCGCGAAGAGCCTCCGGGAACGAGGCTCTGCCAATCTATTGACGATGTCCGTTCTTGCGTCAGATCTCGATCGAGTGATGACGGCATTCTTCGATCGTCTCACTGGCGATGACGATCCAGACCTCTTGTCTGACTGCTTCGTCACAACAGCAGAGAGCGAGGTAGCAGATGCGCGCCTCGCGAGGATTTCCGAAGATATTATTCAGCGCGTTCGGTCAATAGACTCAGGAGATCCAGAAGTCTTACTCCAACTTATCCAAAGGGCGGCTCAAACTAAGCGACATGAATTCGTGGTCATCGTCGGCGCAAAGGGCGCAGGAAAAACAACATTTATCACGCGATTCTTCGCAAGGGTGCTTCCGCGGCAACTCGCTAGTCAATGCATTTCATGTCGAATAAATATGGCGGACAGCACAGGCGACAGTTTGTCGGTCATCGAGTGGCTCGATCAACACCTTTTGGAGTCTCTGGAAGAAGCTATATACGGCGATGACCCTCCCGCATTTGAGGAACTCGAAGGAATGTTTTTTGACGAGTACCGTCGTTTGAGTCGTGGTCCGTGGAACCGCTTGTATGAAACGGATAAGGTGCAGTTTCAGATAAAGTTTGGCGAATCTATCGAAGTCAAAAGACAGAGCCGACCTAACGACTACATAAATGGACTTGTTCGCCACGTCGTCACAGGCCGCAAGAGGATTCCGGTAATCATCTTCGATAACGCCGATCACTTCGACATCGCCTTTCAGGAAAAGGTCTATCAATACGCGAGATCAATCTATGAAAAATCTGTATGCCTGATCATTCTACCTATTACCGACAGGACTAGTTGGCAACTTTCCAAACACGGGGCCCTTCAGTCATTCGACCACGAAGCGCTTTTTCTTCCTACTCCGCCAACTGAGGAAATCATTCGCAAGAGAATCGACTTCCTCCAAAATCGTGCGGAAGATGCCGATCGGCAGCGTCCTGACGACAGATACTTTGTTAAGCGAGGCATTTCCCTGAGCGTGAAGGATCTCACCGCGTTTACGCAGTCACTCCAGAGAGTTTTCCTGCAGACAGACAATGTGTCCAGATGGATCGGCGCACTCGCCAATAGCGATGTACGCCGATCTTTGCGGCTCGCAAGGCAGTTTGTAACTTCGGGACATCTCGCGGTCGAAGACTTGCTGAAAGCCTATCTTGCAGGTGAGGCCGGCATGGTGTCGCGCCACAAGGCGATGAATGCGATCCTCCGCGCTAACTACGATATTTATCCAGTGGAGCAACATGAGTTCGTCCAAAATATCTTTGGAATGGTCGACTCTGACTCGTCTCCACTGACGGGTCTATCAGTTCTTCAGCTATTAGACGATACGCCACTCGAAGAGGGTATCGGCCGCCTCATCTCGGTCAGCCAGATTATCCAGTACTGCGAAGGGCTAAACTTTGATGCGCGTGCAGTCTATAGCTGGTTAGACGCACTCCTGAAAACGGGTTTATGTTACGACTACGATCCAACAGTGACAGACGTGACGGCCGCCAACCGCGTCGAAATTACTTCTGCGGGCGAGCAGCACCTTCATTGGGCGAGGACCGACTTTGAGTATCTATCGACAATGGCTGACGTCACGCCTGTGCGTGAGCGCGAAGTATTCGAGGCCATGCGGAGCGCAATCAGTCATCGCGGCGGCGGTTGGCGCGGAAAAACTAGAGCATTTGTCGATTACCTTCTGGGCGAAGATGCCCTTTACTCCATCATTCCCGACCATACTGCGTATGACGGACAGCGCAGGTTAAGGGATAACTTGCGGCACGCAAGCAGCGAGTTGACGAGGGCAATGGAAAGATTAGCGTCCAGCCCGCGAAGTTCTGGCCGATAA